One genomic window of Halovivax cerinus includes the following:
- a CDS encoding stage II sporulation protein M, with protein sequence MRFGRVLSTAWRTLLGRPSDLLPLYLLSTAVQGLVQVGMLLGIGTVALYLSVTGGLAEIRRNLSGLDQPPDPESTPGAFEVWVDEVLAALEPLATPAVVVIVGFVVTLTIVVVALVSAAVGAAQFSACLGRLRDRRGLVDGVAGARRYWLSFVGLSLLELAAWTGITVVALLLSVAGPAGVFVGLVGWLVGALLIATVFAFAPVAVVVDETTAVRGVRYAASFLRHRPVEAGLYIVTAFVAYVGFGVIVSTLGVVGVAAGPGLVGALAVTPFLHLLKVALYAGGRGVIGPVETFPNRPFRSRVRDGTRRSVRELAGFVRERPGTHVVAASTLVGGLLLGWYLASPLEGVFESSIAGRLVGHTAPVAAATFFGNNWTVALTMGFSGLFAVVPALTQLAYNGIVIGALARTEVAPLELLAFVAPHGVFEIPAIVVAGAVGIFLGTTWVRTWRGAGSRVDLADALERAFWVLLGVGLLLAIAALIEGFVSPYYWRPFL encoded by the coding sequence ATGCGATTCGGACGCGTCCTCTCGACCGCCTGGCGGACGCTGCTCGGTCGGCCGTCGGATCTCCTCCCGTTGTACCTCCTCTCGACGGCCGTCCAGGGCCTGGTGCAGGTCGGCATGCTGCTCGGGATCGGGACGGTCGCACTGTACCTCTCGGTGACCGGTGGACTCGCCGAGATACGACGAAACCTCAGTGGGCTCGATCAACCGCCCGATCCGGAGAGTACGCCCGGCGCGTTCGAGGTGTGGGTCGACGAGGTGCTCGCGGCGCTCGAACCGCTGGCGACGCCGGCCGTCGTCGTAATCGTCGGGTTCGTCGTGACCCTGACGATCGTCGTCGTCGCGCTCGTGTCGGCGGCCGTCGGCGCCGCCCAGTTCTCGGCCTGTCTGGGCCGACTGCGCGATCGACGCGGACTCGTCGACGGAGTCGCCGGCGCGCGCCGGTACTGGCTCTCGTTCGTCGGTCTCTCCCTCCTCGAACTGGCGGCCTGGACCGGGATCACGGTCGTCGCTTTGCTCCTCTCGGTCGCCGGCCCCGCGGGCGTGTTCGTCGGACTCGTCGGTTGGCTCGTCGGCGCGCTCCTGATCGCCACCGTCTTCGCGTTCGCACCGGTGGCGGTCGTCGTCGACGAGACCACGGCCGTCCGCGGCGTGCGATACGCCGCGAGTTTCCTCCGACACCGGCCGGTCGAGGCGGGGCTGTACATCGTGACCGCGTTCGTCGCCTACGTCGGGTTCGGCGTGATCGTGTCCACCCTCGGTGTCGTCGGCGTCGCGGCCGGACCCGGTCTCGTCGGCGCCCTCGCCGTCACGCCCTTCTTGCATCTCCTCAAGGTGGCCCTCTACGCCGGCGGCCGTGGAGTGATCGGTCCGGTCGAGACGTTCCCCAACCGCCCGTTCCGATCTCGGGTTCGCGACGGGACTCGACGCAGCGTGCGCGAACTCGCCGGCTTCGTCCGTGAACGACCGGGGACGCACGTCGTAGCGGCGAGTACGCTCGTCGGCGGGCTCCTGCTCGGCTGGTACCTCGCGAGCCCGCTCGAGGGTGTCTTCGAGAGTTCGATCGCCGGTCGGCTCGTGGGACACACCGCACCGGTCGCGGCGGCCACGTTCTTCGGCAACAACTGGACCGTCGCGCTGACGATGGGCTTCAGCGGACTCTTCGCCGTCGTCCCGGCACTGACCCAGCTCGCGTACAACGGGATCGTCATCGGTGCGCTGGCGCGGACGGAAGTCGCGCCGCTCGAACTCCTCGCTTTCGTCGCACCGCACGGCGTGTTCGAAATTCCCGCCATCGTCGTCGCAGGCGCCGTCGGCATCTTCCTCGGGACGACCTGGGTACGCACCTGGCGCGGCGCCGGGAGTCGCGTCGACCTGGCCGACGCGCTGGAGCGGGCGTTCTGGGTCCTGCTCGGCGTGGGCCTCCTCCTCGCCATCGCCGCGCTGATCGAGGGGTTCGTCAGTCCGTACTACTGGCGTCCGTTCCTCTGA
- a CDS encoding pyridoxal-phosphate dependent enzyme, with translation MASDLTCPDCGAVYAAGPDEPWRCGCGHALEFVDRPYPEGQPRPLSSLDTTRGLWTFFEFLPIESHVTFREGFTPLVSAPDWNADFKLEYVFPTGSFKDRGATTTLSRAVELGVERVIEDSSGNAGAAIATYAARAGLPADVYVPEDVKQSKLMAIQRVDARPVRVPGSREDVTAACIDAVEGTDGEGPPEGRDEDDAHPNAPYQRGSGWYASHAWNPAFYAGTMTFAFEAAAQRGWTAPDALVLPIGHGTLFLGAYRGFELLREAGITDAMPRLIGVQSVGYDPIVTVVGGERVVEDDEERATIADGIQIREPARGSQIVDAIEATGGTAIAVGDGPVENALDRLHRGGFYVEPTTAVAPAALAHLRELGELDADEDIVVPLTGSGLKTL, from the coding sequence ATGGCGTCCGATCTCACCTGCCCCGACTGCGGGGCGGTCTACGCGGCCGGTCCCGACGAGCCCTGGCGGTGTGGCTGCGGTCACGCCCTCGAGTTCGTCGATCGCCCCTATCCCGAGGGTCAGCCCCGGCCACTCTCGAGCCTCGACACCACCCGCGGACTCTGGACGTTCTTCGAGTTCCTCCCGATCGAATCGCACGTCACCTTCCGCGAGGGCTTTACGCCGCTGGTCTCCGCACCCGACTGGAACGCCGACTTCAAACTGGAGTACGTCTTCCCGACGGGTTCGTTCAAGGACCGCGGCGCGACGACGACGCTCTCTCGTGCCGTCGAACTCGGCGTCGAGCGGGTGATCGAAGACTCCTCCGGCAACGCGGGCGCCGCGATCGCCACCTACGCCGCGCGGGCCGGGCTCCCCGCGGACGTCTACGTCCCCGAAGACGTCAAACAATCGAAGTTGATGGCGATCCAGCGCGTCGACGCCCGCCCCGTTCGCGTCCCCGGGTCCCGCGAGGACGTCACCGCCGCCTGCATCGACGCCGTCGAAGGGACCGACGGGGAGGGCCCGCCCGAAGGCAGGGACGAGGACGACGCCCACCCGAACGCCCCCTACCAGCGAGGGTCCGGCTGGTACGCCAGTCACGCCTGGAACCCCGCGTTCTACGCCGGCACGATGACGTTCGCCTTCGAGGCCGCCGCCCAGCGCGGGTGGACCGCCCCCGACGCGCTCGTGCTCCCGATCGGCCACGGCACGCTCTTCCTCGGTGCCTATCGCGGATTCGAACTCCTGCGCGAGGCGGGGATCACCGACGCGATGCCCCGCCTGATCGGCGTCCAGTCCGTCGGCTACGACCCGATCGTCACCGTCGTCGGCGGCGAGCGCGTCGTAGAAGACGACGAGGAGCGCGCCACCATCGCCGACGGGATCCAGATTCGCGAGCCGGCACGGGGGAGCCAGATCGTCGACGCGATCGAGGCGACCGGCGGGACGGCCATCGCCGTCGGCGACGGTCCGGTCGAAAACGCCCTCGATCGACTCCACCGCGGCGGGTTCTACGTCGAACCGACGACGGCGGTCGCCCCCGCCGCCCTGGCACACCTGCGCGAGCTGGGTGAACTCGACGCGGACGAAGACATCGTCGTCCCGCTGACCGGCTCCGGGCTGAAGACGCTCTGA
- a CDS encoding MFS transporter, which produces MSVDEGVTADEPDPFDPIKQFFALERDVLVLSLAMFAFSLGFQMTGRYMAEYLFALGAGGITVGLFGTVGNVISAVYPYPGGAISDRIGSRYALTAFGLVSTLGFGIWLVAPLLADVSVGPTSLAIVAVFVGLVFSQAWKSFGLGATFAIVKQAVPPSRLAAGFASTETFRRTAFLVGPLLAAFVFLAFGEPTAVALDSETVVTAFQWILGIAICFGVLGTVAQHLLYDATDDSVGASFEGLDRIVRDLRSLPDPLKPLLVGDALVRFANGMVYAFFVLVVTRELGVGLSLPVSVPVIGGGLSPQAFFGFLLALEMVVALLVMVPAAKLAERVGLKPVVTLGFAVYAVFPILLISAPADAGVVAALFAFSGLRFAGLPAHKALIVGPAERGAGGRVTGSYYLVRNVLVIPSAALGGLIWDGVSNPLTGETLFVGAPSLAFGIATVIGLAGTGYFLVFGQEFEAYA; this is translated from the coding sequence ATGAGCGTCGACGAGGGGGTGACGGCGGACGAACCGGACCCGTTCGATCCGATCAAACAGTTCTTCGCGCTGGAACGGGACGTGCTCGTCCTCTCGCTGGCGATGTTCGCCTTCAGCCTCGGCTTCCAGATGACGGGCCGATACATGGCCGAGTACCTGTTCGCGCTCGGCGCCGGCGGTATTACAGTCGGGCTGTTCGGCACCGTCGGGAACGTCATCTCCGCGGTGTATCCCTATCCGGGTGGGGCGATCTCGGATCGTATCGGATCCCGGTACGCGCTGACGGCGTTCGGGCTGGTCTCGACGCTCGGATTCGGTATCTGGCTCGTCGCGCCCCTGCTCGCCGACGTCTCCGTCGGGCCGACGTCGCTCGCGATCGTCGCCGTCTTCGTCGGACTCGTCTTCTCGCAGGCCTGGAAGTCCTTCGGCCTCGGGGCCACGTTCGCCATCGTCAAGCAAGCGGTCCCGCCGTCGCGACTCGCCGCGGGCTTCGCGAGCACCGAGACCTTTCGCCGGACGGCGTTCCTGGTCGGTCCGTTGCTCGCCGCGTTCGTCTTCCTCGCGTTCGGCGAGCCCACGGCGGTTGCGCTCGACTCGGAGACGGTCGTCACCGCGTTCCAGTGGATACTCGGGATCGCGATCTGCTTCGGCGTGCTCGGAACCGTCGCACAGCACCTCCTCTACGACGCGACGGACGACAGCGTCGGCGCGTCGTTCGAGGGCCTCGATCGGATCGTTCGCGACCTCCGCAGCCTTCCCGACCCGTTGAAACCGCTCCTCGTCGGGGACGCGCTCGTTCGGTTCGCCAACGGGATGGTGTACGCATTCTTCGTCCTCGTCGTCACGCGGGAACTCGGCGTCGGCCTCTCCCTCCCGGTTTCGGTGCCCGTCATCGGCGGCGGTCTCTCGCCGCAGGCGTTCTTCGGCTTCTTGCTGGCGCTCGAGATGGTCGTCGCCCTCCTGGTCATGGTTCCAGCCGCGAAACTGGCCGAACGCGTCGGACTGAAACCCGTCGTGACGCTCGGGTTCGCCGTCTACGCGGTCTTCCCGATCCTCCTGATCTCGGCGCCCGCCGACGCCGGTGTCGTCGCCGCGCTCTTTGCGTTCTCCGGACTCAGGTTCGCCGGCTTGCCCGCCCACAAGGCGTTGATCGTCGGGCCCGCAGAACGGGGTGCCGGCGGTCGGGTCACCGGTTCGTACTACCTCGTCCGGAACGTCCTCGTGATTCCGAGCGCGGCTCTCGGGGGTCTCATCTGGGACGGCGTCTCGAATCCACTCACCGGGGAGACGCTCTTCGTCGGCGCACCGTCGCTCGCGTTCGGGATCGCCACCGTGATCGGGCTCGCCGGAACCGGGTACTTCCTCGTCTTCGGGCAGGAGTTCGAGGCGTACGCCTGA
- the citZ gene encoding citrate synthase, translating to MADELTKGLEGVLAAESELSSIDGDAGRLIYRGYDIEDLAAEASFEEVLFLLWRGHLPTRAELDDFTDAMADERAVDDAVVETIRSLAAADEAPMAAMRTAVSMLSATDTDADAAADDRDAARRKARRIVAKTPTILAAYDRVRRDEEPIDPDPTLGLAANFLYMLTGEEPDAVAAETFDQALILHADHGLNASTFTAMVVGSTMADMYSAVTAGVGALSGPLHGGANQDVMEVLFEIEESDLDPREWVEQATDEGRRIPGFGHRVYNVKDPRAKILQARSEELAANGDDTWYEITTAIESYLTDEKGLVEKGIAPNVDFYSGSVYYQLGIPIDMYTPIFAMSRTGGWTAHVLEYQADNRLIRPRGRYIGPDAREYVAIDER from the coding sequence ATGGCTGACGAGCTCACCAAAGGGCTGGAAGGTGTACTCGCCGCGGAATCCGAACTGAGCTCGATCGACGGCGATGCAGGCCGGTTGATCTACCGCGGCTACGACATCGAGGACCTGGCGGCCGAAGCGAGTTTCGAGGAGGTACTCTTCCTCCTGTGGCGGGGGCACCTGCCGACCCGTGCCGAACTCGACGACTTCACCGACGCGATGGCCGACGAACGGGCCGTCGACGACGCCGTCGTCGAGACGATCCGCTCGCTCGCCGCGGCCGACGAGGCGCCGATGGCCGCCATGCGAACCGCCGTCTCGATGCTCTCGGCGACGGACACTGACGCCGATGCGGCGGCCGACGATCGCGACGCCGCGCGCCGAAAGGCCCGCCGTATCGTCGCGAAGACCCCCACGATCCTCGCGGCCTACGACCGCGTCCGCCGAGACGAGGAGCCGATCGACCCGGATCCGACTCTGGGGCTCGCCGCCAACTTCCTCTACATGCTCACCGGCGAGGAACCGGACGCGGTGGCCGCCGAGACGTTCGACCAGGCGCTGATCCTCCACGCCGACCACGGCCTGAACGCCTCGACGTTCACCGCGATGGTCGTCGGCTCGACGATGGCCGACATGTACTCGGCCGTCACGGCCGGCGTCGGTGCCCTCTCCGGCCCGCTCCACGGCGGGGCGAACCAGGACGTCATGGAGGTCCTCTTCGAGATCGAAGAGAGCGACCTCGACCCCCGCGAGTGGGTCGAGCAGGCGACCGACGAGGGCCGGCGCATCCCCGGATTCGGCCACCGCGTCTACAACGTCAAGGACCCGCGTGCGAAGATCCTCCAGGCCCGGAGCGAGGAACTCGCCGCCAACGGCGACGACACGTGGTACGAGATCACGACCGCCATCGAGTCCTACCTCACCGACGAGAAGGGCCTCGTCGAGAAGGGCATCGCGCCGAACGTCGACTTCTACTCCGGGTCGGTCTACTACCAGCTGGGCATCCCGATCGACATGTACACGCCCATCTTCGCGATGAGTCGCACCGGCGGCTGGACCGCTCACGTCCTGGAGTATCAGGCCGACAATCGTCTGATCCGGCCACGCGGACGCTACATCGGCCCGGATGCCCGCGAGTACGTCGCGATCGACGAGCGATAG
- a CDS encoding succinylglutamate desuccinylase/aspartoacylase family protein, with the protein MTTLGTASAAPGELDTGRMEVGETRDGAPFGLPVAVVNGAESGPTLYVQAASDGDELNGVGVLQRVVPQIDPAELAGTIYLVGIVNYHAYQVAQHRNPIDDRKMNRTYPGDESGTSSERIAAATFEIARDADLILDLHQGSTSRMIDEVRVRCGRRHRLHDECLRLARVFGAGHILDQKGPDGQLARVGPDEGVPTVDPELGGCVGWDESSIRTGVEGVFNVLRYYGFLDGEATIEPQTRADDFAQYSAPAGGLVAFARDLGETVEAGDELFTVTTPFGEPKATVHAESDGIVWRTRRLPQVATGEYVCSVGTEVDTV; encoded by the coding sequence ATGACGACGCTGGGAACGGCCTCTGCGGCCCCGGGGGAACTCGACACCGGCCGGATGGAGGTCGGCGAGACCCGGGACGGTGCACCGTTCGGGCTTCCCGTCGCCGTGGTAAACGGCGCCGAATCCGGACCGACCCTCTACGTGCAGGCGGCGAGCGACGGCGACGAGTTGAACGGCGTCGGCGTCCTCCAGCGCGTGGTCCCACAGATAGACCCCGCGGAGCTCGCCGGCACGATCTACCTCGTCGGGATCGTCAACTACCACGCCTATCAGGTCGCACAACACCGAAATCCCATCGACGACCGCAAGATGAACCGGACGTACCCCGGCGACGAGTCCGGGACGTCGAGCGAGCGGATCGCCGCTGCCACGTTCGAGATCGCACGGGACGCCGACCTCATCCTCGACCTCCACCAGGGATCGACGAGTCGGATGATCGACGAAGTTCGCGTCAGGTGTGGCCGGCGCCACCGACTCCACGACGAGTGCCTGCGACTCGCGCGGGTCTTCGGCGCCGGGCACATCCTGGATCAGAAGGGCCCGGACGGTCAGCTCGCCCGGGTCGGCCCCGACGAAGGGGTGCCGACGGTCGATCCCGAACTGGGCGGCTGTGTCGGCTGGGACGAATCGAGCATCCGGACCGGCGTCGAGGGCGTCTTCAACGTCCTCCGGTACTACGGCTTTCTCGACGGCGAGGCGACGATCGAGCCCCAGACACGGGCCGACGACTTCGCCCAGTACAGCGCCCCGGCGGGCGGGCTGGTCGCGTTCGCCCGCGACCTCGGGGAGACGGTCGAGGCCGGCGACGAACTGTTTACGGTGACGACGCCGTTCGGCGAACCGAAGGCCACGGTCCACGCCGAGTCCGACGGGATCGTCTGGCGGACGCGTCGACTGCCGCAGGTCGCGACCGGCGAGTACGTCTGCTCCGTCGGAACGGAGGTCGACACGGTCTGA